A DNA window from Mycobacterium sp. IDR2000157661 contains the following coding sequences:
- a CDS encoding carboxymuconolactone decarboxylase family protein yields the protein MLDLTDARERAAQCGIPAAMAELSVFRIALHRPSVAVALHGLLEALLWRGALDARLRELIIMRIGWVTGSVYEWTQHWRVARLLDVPERDLLAVRDWQNASHFGEAERAILAATDETLQDGTISDETWAACQRALPGDPAVLVELVAAIGNWRLFSAFLRSLKVPLEDGLEAWPPDGVRPSVGSTPFDGQGIRPLTPPE from the coding sequence ATGCTCGACCTGACAGATGCCCGCGAGCGCGCCGCTCAATGCGGAATTCCGGCCGCCATGGCTGAACTGTCGGTCTTCAGGATCGCGCTTCATCGGCCCAGTGTGGCCGTCGCATTGCACGGACTGCTGGAGGCATTGCTGTGGAGGGGCGCGCTGGATGCGCGTCTGCGAGAGTTGATCATCATGCGAATCGGCTGGGTTACCGGCTCGGTCTATGAATGGACGCAGCACTGGAGGGTCGCCCGCTTACTCGATGTGCCCGAACGCGACCTGCTCGCGGTGCGAGACTGGCAGAACGCCAGCCACTTCGGCGAAGCCGAGCGGGCAATACTCGCGGCGACGGACGAGACGTTGCAGGACGGCACCATCTCGGATGAAACATGGGCTGCGTGTCAGCGTGCGTTGCCCGGGGACCCAGCCGTCCTCGTCGAACTCGTCGCCGCGATCGGCAATTGGAGGCTGTTCTCGGCATTTCTGCGGTCCTTAAAAGTGCCGCTCGAAGACGGCCTAGAGGCATGGCCCCCCGACGGTGTTCGACCTTCCGTGGGCTCGACCCCGTTTGATGGACAAGGGATTCGGCCGCTCACGCCGCCCGAGTGA
- a CDS encoding zinc-dependent alcohol dehydrogenase, translated as MNADALVLTKPRTLELRTLPVPRVDDESGLLRIEACGLCGTDHEQFSGHLPAGFAFIPGHEIVGVIEEVGDAARARWGVSVGQRVAVEVFRSCRECHECDRGEYRRCSRNGLATMFGFVDVNIAPGLWGGYATHLHLPFDSMLLSVPDGLDPILATLFNPLGAGIKWAAMLPETGPGDVVAVLGPGIRGICAAIAAKEAGAAFVAMTGLGPRDRPRLAAAHKFGVDLTIDVTRDNPVRALQQATGRLADVVVDVTAKAPAAFAEAVALAQPGGRVVVAGTRGGGGAPGFEPDLLVFKELRVFGSLGVDYPAYQSAIELLVSGRWPFGELSRETTGFAGLPQLLDVLAGTEPGRNPALHSVFVPSA; from the coding sequence GTGAACGCCGACGCGCTCGTGTTGACCAAGCCGCGCACCCTTGAGCTGCGCACTCTTCCGGTGCCGCGCGTCGATGACGAGTCTGGTCTCCTTCGGATCGAGGCGTGCGGGCTCTGCGGAACCGACCACGAGCAGTTCAGCGGTCACCTGCCGGCGGGGTTCGCCTTCATTCCCGGACACGAAATCGTCGGCGTCATCGAGGAAGTCGGTGACGCTGCACGGGCGCGCTGGGGCGTGTCGGTGGGCCAGCGAGTCGCCGTCGAGGTGTTTCGATCGTGCCGGGAGTGCCACGAGTGCGACCGCGGCGAGTATCGCAGATGCTCGCGCAACGGACTGGCCACTATGTTCGGCTTCGTCGACGTGAACATCGCGCCCGGTCTATGGGGAGGCTACGCCACCCATCTGCATCTACCCTTCGATTCCATGCTGTTGTCGGTTCCGGACGGACTTGACCCGATCCTGGCGACGTTGTTCAATCCGCTGGGCGCAGGGATAAAGTGGGCTGCCATGCTGCCCGAGACGGGGCCGGGCGACGTCGTCGCGGTTCTCGGACCAGGAATCCGCGGGATTTGTGCGGCCATAGCAGCGAAGGAGGCCGGAGCGGCGTTCGTCGCGATGACTGGGCTGGGCCCTCGCGACCGGCCTCGGTTGGCCGCAGCCCACAAGTTCGGCGTGGACCTGACCATCGACGTCACCCGAGATAACCCCGTCCGGGCCCTGCAACAAGCGACTGGCCGGCTCGCAGACGTCGTCGTCGATGTGACCGCGAAGGCGCCAGCCGCCTTCGCCGAAGCCGTCGCTCTTGCGCAGCCGGGCGGACGCGTGGTGGTTGCCGGCACCCGCGGTGGCGGCGGAGCGCCGGGCTTCGAGCCAGACCTACTCGTCTTCAAAGAATTGCGCGTCTTCGGTTCCTTGGGGGTCGATTACCCCGCCTACCAGAGCGCCATCGAGCTGTTGGTCTCGGGCCGTTGGCCTTTTGGTGAATTGTCCCGCGAAACTACGGGTTTCGCGGGCCTGCCGCAGCTGCTCGACGTCCTAGCCGGCACTGAGCCGGGGCGGAATCCGGCGCTGCACAGCGTCTTTGTGCCGAGTGCTTGA
- a CDS encoding acetyl-CoA acetyltransferase, producing MTIAPRTPVVVGVGELTHRGQDIVDPIDLASEATRRALQDAWATIGHRIDTVATPGILMIPRDNPASRIAEAAGLTPKRRISCPVGGNTPQYLVEVLGRRIWRGVSDAVLIVGAECGASARKVTSGNALLEPNPVAAQDESLGDTRPGLSEAEMRAGLRWPHQVYPMFESAIAAQFGRTFDEQRRWLADLMAPFTLEASRHPEQAWFPRARGADELSTVSPANRMVCEPYPKLLNSIIAVDMAAAFVIMAAEVAEELGVPRDRWVFPWSSATCNDVYFPVQRPELGRSAGIRAAGKAVLAATGVHIDDIRWFDFYSCFPSAVEAAIDAFDLDPADARGFTVTGGLPYHGGPGNNYVSHSIVEMVRRCRSEPDAVGLVSGLGWYITKHSLGLWSATPPPTGWQSPDMAEAQSAIDATSLAVASPADASGKATIDSYTVVHDRDQGPSWVPIFARLTDGRRVAARNDNAEVAATMSQEMWVGHQVTVHGADHHVEFELS from the coding sequence TTGACCATCGCACCACGCACTCCGGTTGTCGTCGGCGTCGGTGAGCTCACGCACCGCGGCCAAGACATCGTCGACCCGATCGATTTGGCTTCCGAGGCCACCCGCCGAGCACTGCAGGATGCGTGGGCCACGATCGGGCACCGGATCGATACGGTGGCGACACCGGGGATCTTGATGATTCCACGCGACAACCCCGCGTCGAGGATTGCCGAAGCGGCCGGGCTCACGCCGAAGCGTCGCATCAGTTGTCCGGTCGGCGGCAATACACCTCAGTACCTTGTCGAGGTCCTGGGCCGCCGCATTTGGCGCGGCGTCAGCGACGCGGTGCTGATCGTCGGAGCAGAATGCGGCGCGTCAGCCCGCAAGGTCACATCCGGTAATGCGTTGTTGGAGCCGAATCCCGTTGCAGCACAGGATGAGTCACTCGGTGATACACGTCCCGGACTCAGCGAAGCCGAGATGCGCGCCGGGTTACGTTGGCCGCACCAGGTGTACCCGATGTTCGAATCCGCGATCGCAGCTCAATTCGGCCGCACATTCGACGAGCAGCGCCGTTGGCTGGCGGACCTGATGGCTCCGTTCACCCTGGAAGCGTCCCGACACCCCGAACAGGCCTGGTTTCCGCGTGCTCGCGGCGCCGATGAACTCAGCACGGTCTCCCCGGCTAACCGGATGGTGTGCGAGCCGTATCCCAAGCTGCTCAACAGCATCATCGCCGTGGACATGGCGGCCGCCTTCGTCATCATGGCTGCCGAAGTAGCCGAGGAACTAGGGGTGCCTCGAGATCGTTGGGTCTTCCCGTGGTCGTCGGCCACCTGCAATGACGTGTACTTTCCGGTTCAGCGGCCCGAGCTGGGCCGTTCCGCCGGAATACGGGCCGCCGGCAAGGCAGTGCTGGCTGCCACTGGAGTTCACATCGACGACATCAGATGGTTCGATTTCTACTCTTGCTTTCCTTCCGCGGTCGAGGCGGCGATCGATGCCTTCGACCTCGATCCGGCGGATGCCCGCGGGTTCACGGTGACCGGCGGATTGCCCTACCACGGCGGGCCGGGCAACAACTACGTCAGCCATTCGATTGTGGAGATGGTGCGACGCTGCCGAAGCGAACCGGACGCCGTGGGACTCGTGTCCGGACTCGGCTGGTACATCACAAAGCACTCGCTGGGTTTGTGGTCGGCGACCCCACCGCCAACCGGATGGCAGAGTCCGGACATGGCCGAAGCGCAGTCCGCAATTGACGCCACCTCCCTTGCGGTCGCTTCGCCCGCCGACGCGTCCGGTAAGGCGACCATAGACAGCTACACCGTGGTGCACGACCGTGACCAAGGCCCCTCCTGGGTGCCGATTTTCGCGCGCTTGACCGACGGCCGACGCGTCGCCGCACGCAACGACAACGCCGAGGTGGCGGCGACAATGTCACAAGAGATGTGGGTCGGACACCAGGTCACGGTGCACGGCGCTGATCACCACGTCGAGTTCGAACTGTCGTGA
- a CDS encoding TetR/AcrR family transcriptional regulator yields MTKKSLRWGDATPATSRDVARDRLLDAAETCLQRKGLSGTTMDDIARRAGVSRATVYRYFPSRESVVSGVIVRAAERYLHRISGRISAHTDLGSAILDFVAVTVRAARREPIIGLLFGSDDELAGVGLAEGTSVALFELVAEFLRPVFTAHWDQLEAGVSVDDAAEWILRTILSLLSVRGPRHRSPEGIDAFLRRFLLPALLANTHSCFNATTAE; encoded by the coding sequence GTGACGAAAAAATCCTTGCGATGGGGCGACGCGACTCCTGCAACAAGCCGAGACGTGGCACGCGACCGCCTACTCGATGCCGCCGAAACGTGCCTGCAACGCAAGGGGCTGTCAGGCACCACGATGGATGACATCGCCAGGCGGGCGGGCGTCTCCCGCGCCACGGTCTATCGGTACTTCCCGAGTCGCGAATCCGTCGTTTCCGGTGTCATCGTGCGCGCAGCGGAACGTTACCTCCACCGAATCAGCGGGCGGATTTCAGCGCACACCGACTTAGGTTCTGCAATACTGGATTTCGTCGCAGTCACGGTGCGCGCGGCCCGCCGCGAACCCATAATTGGATTGCTGTTCGGAAGCGACGATGAACTCGCCGGCGTAGGGCTGGCCGAGGGAACCTCGGTGGCTCTGTTCGAACTCGTCGCCGAGTTCCTTCGACCTGTCTTCACTGCACACTGGGACCAACTCGAAGCCGGCGTGTCGGTCGATGACGCCGCCGAATGGATCCTGCGGACCATTCTTAGTTTGCTCTCGGTTCGCGGGCCCCGGCACCGCAGTCCCGAAGGCATCGATGCGTTTCTGCGTCGATTCCTGCTTCCCGCCCTGCTTGCCAACACCCACAGTTGCTTCAATGCGACAACTGCGGAGTAG
- a CDS encoding PaaI family thioesterase: MDFPQFNQQIAGELQNTSGATGGLSKYLDFRHTEFAAGRLVVEMDARADLLTPFGNLHGGCLSAMVDHCLGVVFYPVIPAGSWVATTEFKLNLLQPVSNGVCVAVAEIIALGKRSGVARIDITNAGRPVCAAQGTVTVVGPRAGAS, from the coding sequence ATGGACTTCCCGCAGTTCAACCAGCAAATTGCCGGCGAGCTACAGAACACGTCGGGCGCGACCGGAGGCCTCTCCAAGTACCTGGATTTTCGCCACACCGAGTTCGCCGCCGGGCGGCTGGTTGTGGAAATGGATGCTCGCGCCGACCTGTTGACTCCTTTCGGCAATCTGCATGGCGGATGCTTGTCAGCGATGGTCGACCACTGCTTGGGCGTGGTGTTCTACCCGGTGATCCCTGCTGGATCCTGGGTAGCCACAACCGAATTCAAGCTGAACTTACTACAGCCTGTGTCGAATGGAGTGTGCGTTGCGGTCGCCGAGATAATTGCCCTGGGTAAGCGTAGCGGCGTCGCCAGGATCGATATCACCAATGCCGGGCGCCCGGTATGTGCCGCGCAGGGAACAGTGACCGTCGTCGGCCCGAGGGCAGGCGCCTCGTGA
- a CDS encoding alpha/beta fold hydrolase produces MTSTFERVRTEDGIALAADVYRNKSARGVVILLHGGGQNRHAWAATARRLHSRGYTVVAYDARGHGDSEWDPDGRYDLENLASDLLAVRNHAKDDRAPAVVGASLGGMTVLGTHLLASADLWGAVVLVDITPRMEFHGARRVVSFMVAHPDGFETLDHAADVIAEYNRHRARPKSLDGLRKVLRQRDDGRWIWRWDPAFITSNFEFLRGDAATGAEKFGAISELLIEGARRVRAPTLLVRGAHSDVTSQQSVEEFLDVVPHAEAVDVSGTGHMVAGDDNDAFTAAVTEFLDRTINREAISPLIEGRSKDT; encoded by the coding sequence ATGACGTCGACCTTTGAGCGCGTCCGCACCGAAGACGGGATCGCCCTTGCAGCGGATGTCTACCGAAACAAATCCGCGCGCGGAGTTGTCATACTGCTGCACGGAGGTGGGCAAAACCGCCACGCCTGGGCGGCCACGGCGCGCCGCTTACATTCGCGCGGTTACACCGTCGTCGCCTATGACGCCCGCGGCCACGGCGACAGCGAGTGGGACCCCGACGGCCGATATGATCTCGAGAATCTCGCATCCGACCTGCTAGCGGTTCGCAACCACGCCAAAGACGACCGCGCGCCGGCGGTCGTAGGCGCATCCTTGGGCGGCATGACCGTGTTGGGAACGCACTTGCTTGCGTCCGCCGATCTTTGGGGAGCCGTCGTGCTGGTCGACATCACCCCGCGAATGGAGTTCCACGGAGCACGCCGCGTCGTGTCTTTCATGGTCGCCCATCCCGATGGATTCGAAACGCTCGACCACGCCGCCGACGTCATTGCCGAATACAACCGCCATCGCGCTCGTCCCAAGAGCCTGGACGGACTTCGCAAAGTCTTGCGGCAACGCGATGACGGTCGGTGGATCTGGCGATGGGACCCAGCCTTCATCACCTCAAACTTCGAGTTCCTGCGGGGTGACGCCGCAACCGGCGCTGAAAAATTCGGCGCCATCAGCGAGCTGCTCATCGAAGGCGCGCGCCGCGTCCGAGCGCCAACGCTTCTGGTCCGCGGCGCCCACTCGGATGTGACATCGCAGCAGTCGGTCGAGGAGTTCCTCGACGTCGTACCTCACGCCGAGGCAGTGGACGTTTCCGGCACGGGCCACATGGTTGCGGGGGACGACAACGACGCCTTCACCGCAGCAGTCACCGAATTTCTCGACCGCACGATCAACAGAGAAGCAATTTCGCCATTGATTGAGGGTCGTTCGAAGGACACGTGA
- a CDS encoding IS3 family transposase, producing the protein MRRLKREVADLRRANEICSLRPRFRSGARPPRHEMIAYIDTHRDQFGVELICAVLRAAIPGFLTSRGYRAARTRPPSDREIRDEQVMAELAAVHRANYSVYGVKKMHATMTRRGWILGREQTRRLMRKAGLRGVQRGKPVFTTITDPAAARPADLVNRKFTAPAPNRLWVADITFVRTWQGFCYTAFVTDAATKKIAGWAVSATMRTEDLPLQAFDHAVWQSNTDLSKLIHHSDRGSQGGFN; encoded by the coding sequence ATCCGCCGACTCAAGCGCGAAGTCGCCGATTTGCGTCGAGCCAACGAGATTTGCAGTCTGCGTCCGCGTTTTCGCAGCGGAGCTCGACCGCCCCGCCACGAAATGATCGCCTACATCGATACGCATCGCGATCAGTTCGGGGTCGAGCTCATCTGCGCTGTGCTGCGGGCAGCAATCCCAGGATTTCTCACCTCGCGAGGCTACCGGGCCGCTCGGACCCGCCCGCCAAGCGACCGCGAGATCCGCGACGAGCAGGTGATGGCCGAGCTGGCTGCAGTGCACCGCGCGAACTACTCGGTCTATGGGGTTAAGAAGATGCACGCCACGATGACCCGGCGCGGCTGGATCCTCGGACGCGAACAAACGCGCAGGTTGATGCGCAAGGCCGGCCTGCGCGGCGTCCAACGCGGCAAGCCGGTGTTCACCACCATCACCGACCCTGCTGCGGCCCGACCCGCCGACCTGGTCAACCGGAAATTCACCGCTCCGGCACCCAACCGGCTGTGGGTCGCCGACATCACCTTCGTGCGGACCTGGCAGGGGTTTTGCTACACCGCCTTCGTCACCGACGCAGCCACCAAGAAGATCGCCGGCTGGGCGGTCTCGGCGACCATGCGCACCGAGGATCTCCCCTTGCAGGCCTTCGATCACGCAGTGTGGCAATCAAATACCGATCTATCCAAGTTGATTCATCATTCCGACCGCGGATCTCAGGGCGGATTCAACTGA
- a CDS encoding IS481 family transposase yields MSKARVVVLEVVSENLTVSAASRAYGLSRQHVHRLLKRYREGGLEAVDPRSRRPASNPRAVSDEVIVAIVTLRERLSAAGLDAGPLTLQWHLAQCGLHVPSTSTIRRILHHHGLITPQPRKRPKSSYRRFAASQPNECWQSDFTHWQLADGTDSEILCWLDDCSRYLLTCTAYRRVTGGDVVASFTDTATTHGLPAATLTDNGSVYTSRFTHGHNDFERLLASLGITQKNGHPGHPQTQGKIERFHRTLKFWLIQRSRPTSITELQTLLDTFTAIYNTERPHRAHPCSATPHTVYQALPKATPAGATEHFRIRHDTVDQFGKLSLRYGSRLHHLGIGREHAGTSVLILVATKTVTVISKTGHRLIASHTINPDRNYWRNQQKNPGRWPGQPVTDDSTQV; encoded by the coding sequence ATGTCCAAGGCCCGTGTTGTGGTGTTAGAAGTCGTCTCAGAGAACCTCACAGTCAGCGCCGCCTCCCGCGCATATGGACTGTCGCGCCAACACGTTCACCGGCTGCTCAAGCGGTACCGCGAAGGGGGTCTGGAGGCCGTCGATCCACGCTCGCGGCGCCCGGCCAGCAACCCGCGGGCTGTATCCGACGAGGTGATCGTGGCCATCGTCACGCTGCGTGAACGCCTCAGCGCCGCGGGCCTGGACGCTGGACCCCTGACCCTGCAGTGGCACCTCGCCCAGTGCGGGCTGCACGTGCCTTCGACCTCGACCATCCGGCGCATCCTGCACCACCACGGCCTGATCACCCCGCAACCACGCAAGCGCCCCAAGAGCTCCTACCGGCGCTTTGCAGCCTCCCAACCCAACGAATGCTGGCAATCGGACTTCACCCACTGGCAGTTGGCCGACGGCACCGACAGCGAGATCTTGTGCTGGCTCGACGACTGCTCCCGCTACCTACTGACCTGCACCGCCTACCGGCGCGTCACCGGCGGCGACGTCGTGGCCAGCTTCACCGACACCGCCACCACCCATGGACTGCCCGCCGCCACCCTCACCGACAACGGATCGGTCTACACCTCACGATTCACCCACGGCCACAACGACTTCGAAAGACTCCTAGCCAGCCTGGGCATCACCCAAAAGAACGGCCACCCCGGCCATCCCCAAACCCAAGGCAAGATCGAGCGCTTCCACCGGACCCTCAAATTCTGGCTCATCCAGCGTTCGCGCCCCACGAGCATCACCGAACTACAAACCCTGCTCGACACCTTCACCGCGATCTACAACACCGAGCGGCCCCACCGTGCTCACCCCTGCAGCGCCACACCGCACACCGTCTACCAGGCCCTGCCCAAAGCCACCCCCGCCGGCGCCACCGAACACTTCCGCATCCGCCACGACACCGTCGATCAATTCGGCAAGCTCTCCCTGCGCTACGGCAGCCGACTTCACCACCTCGGCATCGGCCGAGAACACGCCGGAACCTCCGTACTGATCCTCGTGGCCACCAAAACCGTCACCGTCATCAGCAAAACCGGTCACCGCCTAATCGCCAGCCACACCATCAACCCCGACCGCAACTACTGGCGCAACCAACAGAAAAACCCCGGCCGATGGCCAGGGCAACCTGTAACCGATGACTCGACTCAGGTGTAA
- a CDS encoding P-loop ATPase, Sll1717 family, with product MTEKGDGPQPTVKKVLQALDLGSAVAEHDQLLKEHFVETSVFRQVVEDRVDVVAGDKGTGKTAIFLVLSERYATYEALHDVEVVPAFNPAGQPIFQRLLDTETMDEAQYVAVWKVYFLSLAGNWVLNFFDEDLSSDMRRLDELLRSADLRSADETPETIFGKLIARVKKQFARVTGFEGTASATAEGIPILTGRFLFDSDDSDAESKGKSGTDTVRPDDALALLQRILADNGFKIWLVVDRLDEAFQGKPTIERPALRALLRTYLDMLAFPNVRLKLFIRRDLLARITVGGSGGFVNLTHINARKVEITWDDEDLKDLLDRRLRASGQFVDMLDAETDSSDALFQLVFPDQVDPGTRKPKTWAWILTRIRDANGVKPPRNLIDLALKAQEQQFKREERSPRTYTPRKEPLITSDALKKGLQALSEQRVLDTLLAEAGEDAVLIEPFRNGKSEHNKETLAELLGENSVKKVEVLKTLGFLEPIGANFKIPMLYRGGLGITQGKAFSGEPDDDEDDE from the coding sequence GTGACCGAGAAGGGTGATGGTCCGCAGCCGACTGTCAAAAAGGTGCTGCAAGCTCTGGATTTAGGGTCTGCCGTCGCTGAACACGATCAACTGCTCAAAGAGCATTTCGTCGAGACGTCGGTATTTAGACAAGTAGTCGAGGATCGCGTCGACGTTGTCGCTGGCGATAAAGGCACTGGGAAGACTGCAATCTTCCTGGTGTTGAGCGAGCGGTACGCCACCTACGAAGCGCTACACGATGTAGAGGTGGTGCCCGCGTTCAACCCCGCCGGGCAGCCCATCTTCCAGCGCCTACTGGACACCGAAACTATGGACGAGGCCCAGTACGTCGCTGTGTGGAAGGTTTACTTCCTATCGCTGGCCGGAAATTGGGTGCTCAACTTCTTCGACGAGGATCTTTCGAGTGATATGAGGCGGCTGGATGAGCTGCTTCGAAGCGCCGACCTCAGGTCGGCAGACGAAACGCCCGAAACTATCTTCGGCAAGCTAATCGCTCGCGTGAAGAAACAATTCGCGCGGGTAACAGGCTTCGAAGGAACAGCAAGTGCGACAGCCGAAGGCATACCAATCCTGACCGGCAGGTTTTTGTTCGACTCCGACGACAGTGATGCCGAGTCGAAAGGTAAGTCTGGAACGGACACAGTGCGACCGGACGACGCGCTTGCTCTCTTGCAGCGAATCCTCGCCGACAACGGGTTCAAGATCTGGCTTGTCGTGGATCGACTCGACGAAGCCTTCCAGGGCAAACCAACCATTGAGCGGCCCGCGCTTCGTGCACTCTTACGGACATATCTGGACATGCTGGCGTTCCCGAATGTCCGCCTCAAGCTTTTCATCCGACGCGATCTTCTCGCGCGCATCACCGTTGGCGGATCCGGCGGATTCGTCAACCTGACGCACATAAATGCGCGCAAGGTCGAAATCACATGGGACGATGAGGATCTAAAGGATCTGCTTGATCGACGGCTCAGGGCCTCGGGTCAGTTCGTCGACATGCTTGACGCGGAAACTGACTCCAGCGATGCGCTGTTTCAACTCGTGTTTCCGGATCAAGTAGACCCAGGCACGAGAAAGCCTAAGACGTGGGCGTGGATCCTGACCCGAATTCGTGATGCGAACGGGGTCAAGCCCCCTCGTAATCTCATCGACTTGGCCCTGAAAGCTCAAGAGCAGCAATTTAAGCGAGAGGAACGAAGCCCTCGGACGTACACGCCTCGCAAGGAGCCGCTCATCACGAGTGATGCGCTCAAGAAGGGCCTGCAAGCACTGAGCGAGCAGAGGGTACTCGACACCCTTCTTGCAGAAGCAGGCGAGGATGCGGTTCTCATTGAGCCATTCCGGAACGGCAAGTCCGAGCACAACAAAGAGACACTGGCGGAGCTGCTAGGCGAGAACAGCGTCAAAAAGGTTGAGGTGCTCAAAACTCTAGGGTTCCTGGAACCGATCGGCGCCAATTTCAAGATACCGATGCTCTACCGAGGCGGATTGGGCATCACGCAGGGTAAGGCATTTTCAGGCGAACCGGACGACGACGAAGACGATGAGTGA
- a CDS encoding phage major capsid protein: MPDALILQTATVVGAIEGDEPAIRVPFVADDGVVGFVPEGAEIPDANQEFDEVVVLTGKVAALGKYSFETLAQPEAARMVVDSLSRSVVTKANAAYLGNLEADPGPTGLLNAPGIIDFETPIGDDLDLLVDAVSFVELDGGTATHIIANPTAWATLSKLKRATDSNESLVGAGTVAATRALLGLPVLVTPAMPAGSLLVIDQSAVIGAQSSVRVARSDDAYFSSDSIGVRVTWRLGWKVMHATRVAKLTVL; the protein is encoded by the coding sequence GTGCCGGACGCGCTGATCCTCCAAACGGCGACCGTCGTTGGTGCTATAGAGGGCGACGAACCGGCCATCCGGGTGCCGTTCGTCGCCGACGATGGCGTTGTCGGTTTTGTCCCGGAGGGTGCCGAGATCCCGGACGCGAACCAAGAGTTCGACGAGGTTGTGGTTCTGACCGGCAAGGTCGCCGCCCTGGGTAAGTACAGCTTCGAGACCCTGGCGCAGCCGGAAGCCGCGCGGATGGTCGTCGACTCGCTGTCGCGCAGCGTCGTTACGAAGGCGAACGCCGCGTACCTGGGCAACCTCGAAGCCGATCCCGGTCCGACCGGTCTGCTCAACGCGCCGGGAATTATCGACTTCGAGACGCCGATCGGTGATGACCTCGACCTGTTGGTCGACGCGGTTTCGTTCGTCGAACTCGACGGTGGCACCGCGACGCACATTATCGCCAATCCGACGGCGTGGGCGACCCTGAGCAAGTTGAAGCGGGCAACCGACAGCAATGAGTCCCTGGTTGGCGCCGGCACAGTGGCCGCTACTCGGGCGTTGCTCGGGTTGCCGGTGCTGGTCACGCCGGCCATGCCGGCCGGCTCGCTGCTGGTCATCGACCAGTCCGCAGTGATCGGCGCGCAGAGTTCCGTTCGGGTCGCACGCTCCGACGACGCCTATTTCAGTTCGGACTCCATCGGCGTGCGCGTGACGTGGCGTCTGGGCTGGAAGGTCATGCACGCGACGCGCGTCGCGAAGCTGACAGTCCTGTAA
- a CDS encoding DNA-binding protein, with amino-acid sequence MTPTALDRLIADLDRSIPAEALPPVSTGKHVAAVVGTTEGALAQDRYQRKGIPYTRIGSRIRYLRADVLAFLASNRVDGAR; translated from the coding sequence ATGACCCCGACCGCGCTGGACCGCCTCATCGCCGACCTCGACAGGTCGATCCCCGCAGAAGCACTCCCACCAGTGTCGACCGGCAAGCATGTAGCCGCGGTCGTTGGCACGACCGAGGGTGCGCTGGCACAGGACCGATACCAGCGCAAGGGAATCCCGTACACCCGCATCGGAAGCCGGATTCGTTACCTGCGGGCTGACGTGCTCGCCTTCCTGGCGTCGAATCGCGTCGACGGTGCCCGATGA